AGGGTGCCGCCCTGGGCGATCTGCAGCTTGCCCGGGCGCGCCCGGCGCTCGGCGCCGGTGAAGGCGCCCGGCGCGGTGCCGAAGAATTCCGCTTCCAGCAGGCTTTCCGGAATGGCCGCGGCGTTGATGCTGACGAAGGGCCGCCCGGCGCGTGGCGAGGCGCCGTGGATGGCATGGGCCAGCAACTCCTTGCCGGTGCCGGTCTCGCCCAGCAGCAGCACCGCGGCCGCGCTGGCGGCGGCGCGGCGAGCACGGCGCTTGACCTCCAGGCTGGCCGGACCGCTGCCGACGAAGTGGCCGAAGCCGTACTTGGCGGTACGCGCGTGCTGCAACGAGCGCCGGGTGGTGGCCAGCTCCTCCTGGATGCGTAGGTAACGGGTCACCAGGGGCGCCAGCTGCTGCAACTGGTCGAACAGGGCGAAGCCGATGGCGCCGATCAATTCGCCCTCGTCGGTATGGATCGGCAGGCGCATCACCACCAGGGGGCCGCTGCGGGTCTCCAGCATGTCCAGCAGGATCGGCTGGCCATTGCGCGCCACCTCGCGCAGCAGGCTATGGGGGATGATCTGCTCCACCGGCTGGCCGATGGCCGCGGCGGCATCCGGCAGGCCGAAGTGCTGGGCGTATCTCTGGTTGATCCAGACGATGCGCGCCTCGCGGTCGACGATCACCGTGCCGTTGCTGGTCTGCTCGATGATCTCGAACAGCGAGCGGATCGCCCGCTGGCGGATGCCGGCATAGTCGTCCAGGCCCGGCAGGCCGGGTGGCGTGGCGCTCATGGCTTCAGCGCATGGCGCAGCTGGTGCAGGCGCCGCTGGACGATACGCTCGCGGCGCGCCGCATCCCAGTCGTAGAAGCCCGCGCCGCTACGCAGACCGGTACGGCCGGTGGCCACCTGGTCTTCCAGTACCTGTAGCGGGGTTTCATCCCGCGCCAGGGTGGGCCAAAGATGGCTGGCGATGTCGCGAAAGGTGTCCAGCCCACCCATGTCCGCCGCTTCCAGCGGACCGACCATGGCATAGCGTCGACCCAGGGAGGCGCGCATCACCCGGTCCACCGTCTCGGCATCGGCCGCGCCGCTCTGCACGATGTGCAGGGCCTCGCGCAGCAGGGCGAATTGCAGGCGATTGCCGACGAAGCCGGGAATGGCCCGCTGCAACACCACGGCTTCCAGTTCGGCGGCTTCCAGCAGTAGGCGCACGGACTCCAGATGGGCGGGCAGGGTGGCACTGCCAGGCACCAACTCCACCAGGGGAATGAAGTGCGGCGGATTCCAGAAGTGCGCGATCAGCAGCCGCTCAGGGTGGCGCAGGTGGGCGGCCAGTTCGTCCGGTGGCAGGCCGCTGGTGTTGCTGGCGATCAGGGCGTCGGGCCGCAGCACGGCTTCGAGCTGGGCATAGAGGCGGTGCTTGAGTTCCAGGCGTTCGGGCACGGCTTCGAACAGCAGGTCGCAGTCGGCGAGGTCGGTAAGCTCAGTGGTGGTAGTCAGACGGTCGATGACGGCCTTGGTGTCCACCGCGATCCCGGCCTCGACCAGTTCGGCGAGCAGGGTACGAGCCGTGGCCGGTACCTCGGCGAGGCGGGCGGGGTCGACGTCCTGCAAGCGCACGGCATGGCCGTGGCGCGCGAGGTGCACGGCGATACCTATGCCCATGAGACCGGAACCCAGGACGGCGAGGCGTGGCATGGTCATGATCTTTTCCTTGTGATACAGCCGCGGCAACCGTCTCACACTTGACCGCCCCCGGCCAAGGCACAGGGCGTGGCGGTGCACCATGGTCGGGCTCCGGCGTCCGGGCCACGGCCGAGCGGAAGGCTCTGCAGCGCCCTTCGACGAGCCCTGGCACGAGCACTGCTACAGGACAGGCACGCCCATCCCGAGGAGTCCGTCATGAGCAATGCCGCCGGCAACGACTATCCCCTGAGCGAAGTCCCGCCCCATGCCCGCAAGGGCCTGGCCTCCCTGGCCATGGTGCTGCTGGGGTTCACCTTCTTCACCGCCACCATGTTCGCCGGCGGCAAGCTGGGCGTGGCCTTC
The window above is part of the Pseudomonas oryzihabitans genome. Proteins encoded here:
- a CDS encoding sigma-54 interaction domain-containing protein, with translation MSATPPGLPGLDDYAGIRQRAIRSLFEIIEQTSNGTVIVDREARIVWINQRYAQHFGLPDAAAAIGQPVEQIIPHSLLREVARNGQPILLDMLETRSGPLVVMRLPIHTDEGELIGAIGFALFDQLQQLAPLVTRYLRIQEELATTRRSLQHARTAKYGFGHFVGSGPASLEVKRRARRAAASAAAVLLLGETGTGKELLAHAIHGASPRAGRPFVSINAAAIPESLLEAEFFGTAPGAFTGAERRARPGKLQIAQGGTLFLDEIGDMPLALQAKLLRVLQEKEYEPLGSNEVLACDVRMIAATSRDLEAAVAEGRFRADLYYRLNVLPIRIPPLRERLDDLAILAEAILDGLPAVAGQPAPELTADGLALLQRQPWPGNVRELRNVLERAVLLGDDSQLDAAALAEALGVSAELPARQPVASATGETYAEARQRFERELFQSTLAACGGKVDEAARRLGLGRSTLYKKLVALGLTSQN
- a CDS encoding 3-hydroxyacyl-CoA dehydrogenase family protein; this encodes MTMPRLAVLGSGLMGIGIAVHLARHGHAVRLQDVDPARLAEVPATARTLLAELVEAGIAVDTKAVIDRLTTTTELTDLADCDLLFEAVPERLELKHRLYAQLEAVLRPDALIASNTSGLPPDELAAHLRHPERLLIAHFWNPPHFIPLVELVPGSATLPAHLESVRLLLEAAELEAVVLQRAIPGFVGNRLQFALLREALHIVQSGAADAETVDRVMRASLGRRYAMVGPLEAADMGGLDTFRDIASHLWPTLARDETPLQVLEDQVATGRTGLRSGAGFYDWDAARRERIVQRRLHQLRHALKP